A region from the Corticium candelabrum chromosome 14, ooCorCand1.1, whole genome shotgun sequence genome encodes:
- the LOC134190052 gene encoding COMM domain-containing protein 5-like: MSAVQVMAMSGAAASDRTPFFGARMPIEMKSMLPHLKSVDKGLFRKLLQAAVRALENEGIGEDEFAALTSDHPSPEVIRTVYTGLLVLLQAALRLPQSSLKSDMFKADLKEIKGIPQEFISDLVKAVFGPRRQHLNEAVIQHRVRLPTLQSFRWRVNVSISTSALNRVLEPSVLVEMTLSSGKIKTFEVPVSKFHELRYNVAYVLKQMEDLEKRSILKVQD; the protein is encoded by the exons ATGTCAGCAGTGCAGGTTATGGCGATGTCGGGGGCCGCTGCGTCTGACCGGACGCCGTTTTTTGGTGCTCGTATGCCGATTGAGATGAAGAGCATGCTGCCTCATTTAAAATCTGTCGACAAGGGTCTCTTTAGGAAACTTCTTCAAG CTGCTGTTCGAGCGCTGGAGAACGAGGGAATCGGTGAAGATGAGTTTGCAGCTCTCACATCGGACCACCCGTCACCGGAAGTGATTAGAACAGTGTATACGGGTCTTTTGGTTCTCTTGCAAGCTGCACTGAGGCTACCACAGTCGTCTCTCAAGTCAGAC ATGTTCAAGGCAGACCTGAAAGAAATCAA GGGGATACCTCAAGAATTTATTTCTGATCTTGTGAAGGCCGTGTTTGGTCCCAG ACGACAGCATCTGAACGAAGCGGTTATCCAACACCGGGTTCGTCTTCCAACCCTACAGTCTTTCCGTTGGCGAGTAAATGTGTCAATATCAACAAG TGCCTTGAATCGAGTGTTGGAGCCATCGGTTCTAGTCGAGATGACACTAAGTAGTGGCAAAATAAAGACTTTTGAG GTTCCTGTATCCAAGTTTCATGAGCTGCGCTACAACGTTGCCTATGTGCTCAAACAGATGGAGGATTTGGAAAAGCGCAGTATTTTAAAGGTTCAAGATTAA
- the LOC134190053 gene encoding vacuolar ATPase assembly integral membrane protein VMA21-like isoform X2: protein MADTVARPSRQSWTSAEKHTLRVLLSFTLMMIVLPIAAFFFSQTVIFEGLLGLGTASSGVASAVVAVLVVHGIIASYVWVAYKDEQPPIKED from the exons ATGGCGGACACCGTGGCCAG ACCTTCGCGTCAATCATGGACTTCAGCCGAAAAACATACTCTACGCGTTCTTCTGTCATTCACACTGATGATGATCGTCTTGCCCATAGCAGCATTCTTCTTCAGTCAGACAGTCATCTTCGAAG GTCTACTGGGTTTGGGAACGGCCTCCAGTGGAGTGGCCAGCGCTGTTGTGGCTGTGCTCGTTGTGCACGGAATCATCGCCTCCTACGTCTGGGTCGCTTACAAGGACGAACAACCGCCGATCAAGGAAGACTGA
- the LOC134190053 gene encoding vacuolar ATPase assembly integral membrane protein VMA21 homolog isoform X1, translating into MADTVARPSRQSWTSAEKHTLRVLLSFTLMMIVLPIAAFFFSQTVIFEGLQPYFPQYCLLGLGTASSGVASAVVAVLVVHGIIASYVWVAYKDEQPPIKED; encoded by the exons ATGGCGGACACCGTGGCCAG ACCTTCGCGTCAATCATGGACTTCAGCCGAAAAACATACTCTACGCGTTCTTCTGTCATTCACACTGATGATGATCGTCTTGCCCATAGCAGCATTCTTCTTCAGTCAGACAGTCATCTTCGAAGGTCTCCAACCATACTTTCCACAATATT GTCTACTGGGTTTGGGAACGGCCTCCAGTGGAGTGGCCAGCGCTGTTGTGGCTGTGCTCGTTGTGCACGGAATCATCGCCTCCTACGTCTGGGTCGCTTACAAGGACGAACAACCGCCGATCAAGGAAGACTGA